The window TTGGTGGTTAGGCCAGTATTCTTCCATTTTCAGATATTCAGCAGAATATAGTCATTTAAAGCATGTGATGGAAGAGCTAGAAAAAGATTAgagtacatgtacagtaccattcaaaagtttggacacacctactcattcaagggtttttctttatttttactattttctacattgtagaataagactgTTTCAGGATGCAGCTGATGCAactgtcaaaactatgaaataaaacatatggaatcatgtagtaaccaaaaaagtgttaaacaaatcaaaatagattttcttcaaagtagccaccctttgccttgatgacagctttgcacacttgtggCTTtttctcagccagcttcatgaggaatacgttccaacagtcttgaaggagttcccacatatgctgagcacttgttaactgcttttccttcactctgcagtccaactcatctcaaactatctcaattgggttgaggtcaggtgattgtggaggccaggtcatctgatgcagcactccatcactctccttcttggtcaaatagtgcttacacagtctggaggtgtattttgggtcattgtcctgttgaaaaacaaatgatagtcccactaagcgcaaaccagatcggatggcgtatcactgcagaatgctgtggtagccatgctggttaagtgtgccttgtcaccagcgaagcaccatcacacctcacacctcctcctccatgctttacgcggagaccatccgttcacctactctgtgtctcacaaagatatGGCGGTTGAAACCAAtaatgtcaaatttggactcatcagaccaaaggacataattcccctggtctaatgtccattgctcgtgtttcttggccaaagcaagtctcttcttcttattggtgtcctttagtagtggtttctttgcagcaatttgaccatgaaggcctgattcacgcagtctcctctgttattactgttatttctctctgcttatttgagcagttcttgccataatatggacttagccctatttggcaaaagaccatcttttgtttaccacccctaccatgtcacaacacaactgattggctcaaaagcattaaggaaagaaattccacaaatgaacttttaacaaggcacacctgttaattgaaatgcattccaggttattacctcatgaagctggttgagggaatgccaagagtgtgcaaagctgtcatcgaggcaaagggtggctatttgaagaatctcaaatataaaatatattttgatttgtttaacacttttttggttactatatgattccatatgtgttatttcatagttttgatgtcttcactattattctacagtgtagaaaatagtaaaaaataaagaaaaatcctggaatggtgtgtccaaacctttgactggtactgtacatatccaCAGAAACCATAGTAACTGGTAAGAAGGAACTGCCTGGTACCTTGCAAGTCAATGATAACACTGCATGTTGAGTAGTTGTGGAACCTAGCAACAGGGACCTGCTGCCAGCCACTAGGCCTACCTATCTGAATGCTTTGGATCTCTTTCAAAACAATGTTGAGCCTTTCATTAACCACTGCAAATGATCATGTTGATGTATCATATGGTCCTTAAAGCCTTAGATGATTCTAAGAGACGCAAAAGTTATGCTGCTAACCATACAGTTAATGGAAATTGCGTTTATCTTTTGGAGTGTCTAAATAGGAATTTGAATTACACATATGTTTCTGAGCTGGATAATGTTGTTCAGTTATCAAATAGGGAAATAAAACATCATAAATTCATAGTATTTCATACAGTTGTAAAGTTACAAATAATAGTAGTCCACATTAACATGGTAAGAGGTGTAGAAATTAGTGATTAAACGACGTGATTAAAATGTATAAACGTTCCTTTTGATGCATTTTCTGCAATAGCCTACAGTCAGCCATTATCTGCCGGCCTATTAAAATAGTATCTCATCACAGGAAATTATTGATTGTGAGGCTATAGAGTTTCATAGCCTATACATTCTGCGATATACAGACACTGAAACAAACCCATACAAATTAAAATTATAAGCCTACTTGGTTATTTTTGAtaacagtattattattattatgcttGTTTGATGATAGCCTAATATTAATTTAATAAAACATAATTGTTTTAAAATGTTTGCATTGTATTAACTGAAACCACTTTTCAGTAAGTATTTATTCCGATTATATTATCCTCGGTCTAGAAAAAGTTAAATTACCTTTTTCCTTCCAAAGTCTCAGGTTGACCAATATCGTTATTGGGTTTCAGTTAAGACAGACCCTTTCACGCTGCTTGTTTCATATAGTCTTTCTGTTGATCCATCTCGCTGTCCAGATGCTTTTTGTAATTCCTCGAAGTCACGTCACAACTACATATTCGAGGTGTAATTCATCTCTCATTGCACGCTAATTACAAGTCTAATCAAATAATATTGTTTACAGAGCGACAAACGGCGAATGCCACCTACACAATTCAACAAAAGCAGTGAAGTAAAATGTAGCTCCTCCGCATATCGTTATAGCTTTGTTTAGCAAGGAATTGATTTCGCAGCAAAATAAAAAACGGCTGGATTGGCCTAATGGCCTACCAGACAGAATCATGACTCAAAACGGGCTGTCATTTGATATTCTTTCCTATAGCTCTACCCTAATCTTTATGTTATCCTGAGAACGATCATTTTGATTGTCACTGTCGGGGTCCACCGTAGGCTCTGATATTGCGTCACTAAAACCTCTGTCGGTATCCCGGTTAACTGACAGTCCCATCATCCAGTAGTATGGACAGGATTGGGTACGGTCCTCCGTTAGGACACGCCCATTATCTCGAGCTCCAATTGAAATGGATAATGGCCATAAAGAGGAGTAAATGTCTGGTTGCATGACTAGGCCTACAGGGCACGTGTGATAGTCGTTGTATTGTTACATTGTATACAATCATCATCAAACACTcagaaaaataaaatgttacaaCAAGATTCCAATCAGTGTATGCTTGGTCATTAGATGTTCCACTAATAATAGCTACTTACAGCTGTTTACAACTGCTTATTACACATCTCACTACCCCATTTTCAAATCAGGCAACCCCACATGATGTCTCGACCCCTAATTTGGGAAACGCTGTGCAAGTTACACTATATTATTTTAAGTCAGCGCTAAATAGATAATAGCAAGGTCAGTGCCTCCGTATCAGCAGTGCTCTATTCTCTTCCACCATCTCAGAAACTACACTTAGTAATGGTGAGAGGAGCGATGAGAGAACTCAGCAGTATCCAAGAAGCTGTTAAGTGTGAATAACTCAATCCAAGCAAGTCATTCACACATTCAAGCTTTGGAAAGACATATTATAAATACTGTGCACGTAATAGATCGCATACATCCCTTCTAGTTACATCCGGTTGTAAAATGGGAACACACATTGGAACAGGAAGACTGATAACTGCTGAGGAACATTCTGGAATTTCCTTGCCATAAAAAGGCCTACATTAAAATAACTTTTAAAAACATTGTCATTTATTTTGCAAAAATTGTGCGTTTGCAGCAAGCTGTGAAAACTGAGACCATCAAACCAAAGTAACCTCACAAAATTGCTACTGAATCAACAAAGAACCCACTACTCATATCTCATGAATAAGAGTTTACAACTTAATCACAATGTGGAGTAGGCCACAGAACATGACACTGTCCAAGTATGAaccctacaatacaatactttTTTATTACATGGGCACCCCCTTCCATAATAAATCAATCTATTTacacattaattacattttgaatgtctCTCAAACATCCCTTTAATTCACATCTTCATCAACAATAGTGACAAGTAAATAATGGCATCCTGATTATTCACTCTTTCATGAAATGTCCCAGCaatgcatttatatataaactataGAAGTTCTTGACAGGATATCCCCACACTGAACACAGAGATACATTCACTGGTCATTGCAAACTGCAGGCCTCACTTGATACACACTGGAGGATTACATATCATCACATATTAGGGGCACACATGGAAGACAAAAAGTTAAATATATTGAATGATTTCCACTCTTGGAACAGGATTGACAAACATACAGAACATTTGTTTATATAAATGTCAAATTAAAGAGTAGAGTAGCTTGATACTTGCAGAGAGATGCACAACTGGTAAGTGACAACTTACTAGCATCTAGAACCAGTTTTGTAACTGGGATCCATTTACCACAGGGTCAGTTGTATGTGAACATGTAGCCTTATGACTCAACATACAGGGATGAAGCCCTTAAATAAAAGTAATGTGTCAATAATCATTCATTAATTTGCAGGCCAAATATCATAGCTATCAGTCATAACTATAAAGCAGGAATCCTTAATGGGGAAACAGCCACGTCCatttgcgatattacaacaaagaagttactgcaaacaacaaacACCGTTTTCTCCCCTCGGACATCATTGCACACGCAATAGTGGAGCACAATATGtagatttatttttttactatgcTGATGCTCCGCAGTTTGGCAAAAACGATAACAACGATGGTGGGGTGGCCAGTGGTGCCGTTTCCCCCTACTGCAGAGTTCATCTTTAATGTGATTAGTAAATGTGTATTGAGATTGAAATATTCTGTCACAAATTATATGTTTTTATTGTTACGACCTTGGTGTTTATAACACTGATTACCACCTCCACAAGGACGCCAtatttttggagcagtggtaaCATGTCTAGCTCTGGACCCAAGGGTACTGGGTTCAAATGGCAGGTTatcatttattgtcatgaatcttgccctggaggcagctctgcagagtggtcactagctggcacagccagaaaatctgatttaaacctaaccttaaagggatactttgagaTTTTGGCAGTGTCCCTTTATTTACTTCTGCAGAggcagatgaacttgtggataccattttatgcctcattgccaaaatccccaagtatccctttaaccacaACTGCTAATCCTACTGCCTAACTCTAACCAAATATCCAATTGTCTTAATTaatatatagccaattttgacatcTAGCGGAAATCACTCATTTCTGCCTCTAggacaagattcatgacaataaacgtcaacatGCAATCAAATCATGCCTCAAAACCTCATGCTTCTCCCTCATTTCATTACAGTATGTAGAACTCCAAATATTGCAGTTTCATCTGGACGAGGACAACAAACATAAATAATTAATACACTTGGCTGATGGCTGTTGTATTTAAAGACCAGGAATAATGCATCTTCGTCCTAGATATCTTTGATCTTCTTTGCATCCTCCGTCTTTGGTGGTATGATCTTAACCTCGAAGGGGATGAAATGCTTCAGAAGTGCTTTAGTATCTTTCAAGTCAAGAGAGTACTCCAGGGCGACCTTGTCCAATGTCCATGTTTGGGGAGCATTCTTATGATTGTTGAGAGCTTGGAGGGCCTCAATAATAGACAGTTTGCCTTTAGGGACATCAATGATCTCAACAATACCATAGGGGTCCCCAGGTAGGCTGGAAATTAGAGGCCTGCGCTCCTCTTTCGCCTCAGTCACCTCCTTTGGAGCCTGTTAGGATCAAACAGAGTAGGGTTATAATCAAGCACATAGATAAAGGCCTAGCTATCAAATAATCCATCACTGAAATGTAAATTGAATAGTCATTATTTAGGCTCACCTCTGTAGGATCCTTTGATTCCACATAAACCGACTTCAGGAACCCCAGTAGAGGGTCGTTTCTCTTGTGGATGGCATCAGAGATCTCAGTAACTGAAGGAAACAGAATCAGCCCGAGCATGGAGGTAGAGGGTGAACCCTAGTGATGGATGGGTAATTTGCATACTGACACACTAGGAATCTTTGCTGGTAACGTTACATAGCTAGCTATCTATGTGCTTGCAACATAATTGGAAAACTGATAGTCACCACACATTCACCCACACTTAAACCTTGGTTTCAAATTAGTTAACTAAGCTGTACGAAACACCACCCAGTACAGAGTAAGTTTtactagctacctaacgttactTGCTAGCCTGGCAGGCGTACCTGACTTTGATGAGCCTCCGATTTGAGTTAGCTAAGTACTGTCTGGAGCTAGTCAACAGTACGTCATTGCAATGACATAAAGTCCTATGTATGTACTCACTCTGTGTACTCTGAACAGGATCAA is drawn from Oncorhynchus tshawytscha isolate Ot180627B linkage group LG05, Otsh_v2.0, whole genome shotgun sequence and contains these coding sequences:
- the LOC112250051 gene encoding NADH dehydrogenase [ubiquinone] 1 alpha subcomplex assembly factor 4, encoding MPKMGARVARLFRNFNLENRVHREIGKAKPEAAPRHQTHIDPVQSTQITEISDAIHKRNDPLLGFLKSVYVESKDPTEAPKEVTEAKEERRPLISSLPGDPYGIVEIIDVPKGKLSIIEALQALNNHKNAPQTWTLDKVALEYSLDLKDTKALLKHFIPFEVKIIPPKTEDAKKIKDI